The genomic stretch GCCGGTGGCGGCGGCGATGGCGTATTCGATGACGCCGCTCGTCTTCACGCCCTGGTACATGCCGTCGAGCTGGCCGCGGATATCCTGCTCCGTCGGTGATGAATATTCTTTGCGTATGAAGAGGCGCATGCCGGCGATTATCTTCGGCGCGACGGCCTGGATGGCGGTCTCGGCGACGGTATACTTGAGGCAGTTCGTCCCCTGTTCGAGCACGCGGCAGATAGAGGAGGTCGGGATACCGACGAGCTCGCCGCGATCGTTCACGATGACGCTGCCGTTGTCGCGGGGCTTCCCTTCGGCGACGAGCTCGATGCCGTCGGCCGTCTTCTTGGCAACGGAGGATTTGATCGGGGACGAGCCATAGCCGAGGACGAAAGCGGCGTCGCCCGCCGAGAGGCCGCTTTCGTAGACGGGCTTAAGGTACGGATAGGAGCCGGACGGCATGATCTGGACCACGGCGACGCCGCGGGTCTCGTCTATGCCTATGAGCCTTGCCGGCTTCTTCGCGCCACTCGAAAGCGTGACCGTGATAGGCGTTATGCCGGCTTGGTCCTTGATCCAGATGCGGGTGTCGGTGAGGATGCGCCCGCTCGCGTCGAATACGGCGCCGACGGCGGTCGAGGTGGCGCTCTCGATGAGGACGACCGATGCTTTCGTCTTCGCATCGATGCCGCTTTCGGAAAGGGCTGCTGCGGGCACGGAGACAGGAGCCTTTACTTGCGGAGCGGGAGCGGCCGCTTTCGCCGCGCTCGCTTCGGCGACGTCGGCGCGCGACAATGCTGCGCGCAACTGCGCCTCGAGGTCGGCGATGCGGGACTGAAGCTCTTCTATCGTCGGAACGATGCGGGAGCCTGAAATACCCGACACGACGACAGGAGTCGTCGTAGCAACTGCCGAAGGCTTCGCCGCGGCCCACGAGAAAGGATTCCACCACGCGGCCTGGGCAGATGCCGGAATGACCGCCAAAAGAAGCATGAGCGCGCCGATACGCTTCGTCATATATGACTTAACTCTGGCCCATAATCCGGGAAAAATCAAACCCGCCCTCTGCCGCCCAAAAAGTGAACACGGAGGGACTCGAACCCTCAACCCTTGCGGGATACGCTTCTGAGACGTACGCGTATACCAATTCCGCCACGTGTTCGTCGGGATTATAGTATCCCACTACCCCGTTTACGCATAGCGCTAGGCTTTCTTGCCTTCCTGCCACGCATATACCGTGACGAGGAGCGGCGAGCCGAGGAATATGGACGAATAGGTGCCCGCAGCGATGCCGACGAGGAGCGCCAAGGAGAAATGCCTCGTCGCCTCCGCGCCGGCGAGATAGAGCACGAATATGGCGATGAGCGTCGTGAGGGACGTGTTCACGGATCGGACGAACGTTTGGTTGATGGATTCGCCGACG from Candidatus Paceibacterota bacterium encodes the following:
- a CDS encoding S1C family serine protease, encoding MTKRIGALMLLLAVIPASAQAAWWNPFSWAAAKPSAVATTTPVVVSGISGSRIVPTIEELQSRIADLEAQLRAALSRADVAEASAAKAAAPAPQVKAPVSVPAAALSESGIDAKTKASVVLIESATSTAVGAVFDASGRILTDTRIWIKDQAGITPITVTLSSGAKKPARLIGIDETRGVAVVQIMPSGSYPYLKPVYESGLSAGDAAFVLGYGSSPIKSSVAKKTADGIELVAEGKPRDNGSVIVNDRGELVGIPTSSICRVLEQGTNCLKYTVAETAIQAVAPKIIAGMRLFIRKEYSSPTEQDIRGQLDGMYQGVKTSGVIEYAIAAATGPNSFDNFNNKLSNDEDGKMTKLYLQKLKQIAEAQASGADFLKNQTYNLRTFLIDHSADIATLGTYQQQIIKNVQSFNSAKLAEYTAKLDLLTKRKNEYDAYLAAGAGTTHDYLMEEGAFLEGVSEYFKADQKTLLDSFSGESVRIF